Proteins from one Lacrimispora sphenoides genomic window:
- a CDS encoding phosphate propanoyltransferase: MENREELIQKVTALVLDNWKRLSTQPYQVPVGISARHVHLSKEHVEALFGAGYRLTPMKALSQPGQFACEEQVAVSGPAGTLPKVRILGPERKQSQVEMASGDCRILGIQPQVRSSGDLKRTPGIMLKGPKGEVLLTEGVIIADRHIHMTPEDAQWFGVSDQDRVSVSVDGPKGGVLGHVLIRVTRDSRLDFHVDTDDANAFQLKQGQWVTIRKEEAR, translated from the coding sequence ATGGAAAACAGGGAAGAACTGATTCAGAAGGTAACCGCACTGGTCCTGGATAACTGGAAGAGGCTCAGCACACAGCCTTACCAGGTTCCTGTTGGAATCTCGGCAAGGCATGTGCATCTGTCAAAGGAACATGTGGAAGCGCTTTTTGGAGCCGGCTACCGGCTGACTCCAATGAAGGCTTTAAGCCAGCCGGGACAGTTTGCCTGTGAGGAACAGGTTGCTGTTTCTGGTCCGGCCGGAACGCTTCCTAAGGTACGGATTCTAGGACCGGAGAGAAAACAAAGCCAGGTGGAAATGGCCTCCGGTGACTGCAGGATCCTTGGAATACAGCCACAGGTAAGATCATCAGGAGATTTAAAGAGAACTCCCGGGATCATGTTGAAAGGACCAAAGGGAGAGGTCCTTCTGACAGAGGGCGTCATCATCGCGGACCGTCATATCCATATGACGCCGGAAGACGCCCAGTGGTTTGGAGTATCGGATCAGGATCGGGTAAGTGTTTCAGTCGATGGGCCAAAGGGCGGTGTGCTCGGCCATGTACTTATTCGTGTTACCCGTGACAGCAGGCTGGATTTCCATGTGGATACAGACGATGCCAATGCGTTTCAGTTAAAGCAGGGACAATGGGTAACCATTAGAAAGGAAGAGGCCAGGTGA
- a CDS encoding EutN/CcmL family microcompartment protein — MILGTIMGTVVSTRKCRNLVGFKLLLVEPYYGDQKDIFVAADTIGAGIGELVLVTTDNTTQYALDRSAPIDAYIVGIVDAPPQPGR; from the coding sequence GTGATATTAGGAACAATCATGGGAACTGTGGTTTCCACAAGAAAATGCAGGAATCTGGTTGGATTCAAGCTACTTTTGGTAGAACCATATTATGGGGATCAGAAGGATATTTTTGTAGCGGCCGATACCATTGGTGCAGGGATTGGGGAACTGGTACTAGTAACCACTGACAATACGACTCAGTATGCACTGGACCGTTCGGCACCTATAGATGCCTATATCGTTGGCATCGTAGATGCGCCGCCGCAGCCGGGAAGGTAA
- a CDS encoding extracellular solute-binding protein, which translates to MEQETLKILAVADPAVEGYLDKELGIIDGYGGNVDFHIVPWADYYPMMMKAFTGEADYDIVMVAGHLWLRDFVENGYLSELALEEEDILPVIAEEMKYKGKAYLSPSFCDGHMIVYRKSLLEQVLGKELGSVITPREYIETAKAYKAACGEQAVAMKADKSEIFTDALPFLRMYGGDAYDPDGSAACGKEDAVKGLKSYVELRACAVSGTDSFGNGEIAETIRQKRAAMAVTWSGQMGEVFKEGCMEPEDLGFSTFSTAWNVTWSFGICSSCRKKEAAEKFLSYLRSPEVDQKVGRMSGAPVRRGSYLEGAGDCPWFPVQQKMMELARPLPDLSKAGEKNGVLYEKIFEAFSGKKTAEEAMREAGKMMSGITEL; encoded by the coding sequence ATGGAACAGGAAACGCTTAAGATTTTGGCAGTGGCAGATCCGGCGGTGGAAGGTTATCTGGATAAAGAACTGGGGATTATAGACGGATATGGAGGAAACGTGGATTTTCATATCGTGCCCTGGGCGGATTACTATCCGATGATGATGAAAGCATTTACAGGGGAAGCAGATTATGACATTGTCATGGTTGCAGGCCATTTATGGCTTCGTGACTTTGTAGAAAACGGATACCTTTCGGAACTTGCGCTTGAGGAAGAAGACATCCTTCCGGTCATTGCAGAAGAAATGAAGTATAAGGGAAAGGCGTATTTATCTCCCTCATTCTGTGACGGACATATGATCGTCTACCGTAAAAGCCTCCTTGAACAGGTGTTGGGAAAAGAACTTGGAAGCGTCATCACTCCCCGGGAATACATAGAAACGGCAAAAGCTTACAAGGCGGCCTGTGGGGAACAGGCAGTAGCCATGAAGGCTGATAAGTCTGAGATATTTACCGATGCCCTTCCCTTCCTGCGCATGTACGGAGGAGATGCTTATGATCCCGATGGATCTGCGGCCTGCGGAAAGGAAGATGCGGTAAAGGGTCTGAAATCCTATGTGGAACTGAGAGCTTGTGCAGTTAGTGGTACGGATAGCTTCGGCAACGGGGAAATTGCAGAAACTATCCGCCAAAAAAGAGCTGCTATGGCAGTTACCTGGAGCGGTCAGATGGGAGAAGTGTTTAAGGAAGGCTGTATGGAACCAGAGGATCTGGGATTCTCCACTTTTTCCACGGCCTGGAACGTGACCTGGTCCTTTGGAATCTGCTCAAGCTGCAGGAAAAAAGAAGCTGCTGAGAAATTTCTTTCGTACCTTCGGTCACCGGAGGTGGATCAGAAGGTGGGAAGAATGAGTGGTGCTCCTGTAAGAAGAGGAAGCTATCTGGAAGGAGCCGGTGACTGCCCCTGGTTTCCGGTACAGCAGAAGATGATGGAACTTGCAAGACCCCTTCCCGATCTGTCAAAGGCAGGGGAGAAAAACGGAGTCCTTTATGAGAAAATCTTTGAGGCTTTTTCCGGAAAAAAGACAGCAGAAGAAGCCATGAGGGAAGCCGGGAAAATGATGAGTGGCATAACCGAGCTGTAA
- a CDS encoding CoA-disulfide reductase: MKIIIIGGVAAGMSAASKIRRVDPDAKVTVYEKGGFLSYGACGLPYYVGDYNDDYRKMIARSRETFTKMGIETFLRHEVQSVDVDRKEVLVKNLENGQEFTDSYDKLMIAVGASAVVPPFPGRELMGVHVLKSMEDGIFLKEYAKMPEIRNIVIVGGGYIGVECAEAFLNLGKNVRMLEAAPRILMPFDEEIAALAHDELVKSGVLLNTGEKVEGFYGDGLYVKGVKTDKGTYDADLVIVAVGVRPCTEFLKNTGISMGKNGGLIVDREMRTSIPDVYAAGDCILVYNEVLEEDSFLALGTVANKCGRIAGANLAGGHESFIGALGSAAIKVCGLELGRTGMGEGDAIRLSKDYKTLIIQANDHPAYYPDPTPITIKLIYEKGTKRLLGAQTCGQKGAVLRADVFAVAIHCRMTTAELGMTDLIYAPPFSGVWDAIQIACNAAK; this comes from the coding sequence ATGAAGATTATTATAATTGGAGGAGTAGCGGCAGGAATGAGTGCCGCCTCCAAGATCCGCAGGGTCGACCCGGACGCGAAAGTAACGGTCTATGAAAAGGGAGGTTTTCTCTCTTATGGAGCGTGCGGACTTCCCTACTATGTGGGAGATTATAACGATGATTACCGCAAGATGATCGCCCGTTCACGGGAGACCTTTACCAAGATGGGCATAGAAACCTTCCTCCGCCACGAGGTACAATCCGTTGACGTGGATAGGAAAGAAGTCCTTGTAAAGAACCTTGAAAATGGTCAGGAATTTACGGATTCTTACGATAAATTAATGATAGCTGTGGGGGCATCGGCTGTTGTTCCTCCTTTTCCGGGCAGGGAGCTTATGGGAGTCCATGTATTAAAGTCCATGGAAGACGGGATCTTTTTAAAGGAATATGCAAAAATGCCGGAAATCCGGAACATCGTCATCGTTGGAGGTGGATATATCGGAGTGGAGTGTGCGGAAGCATTTTTGAATCTGGGAAAGAATGTCCGCATGCTTGAGGCAGCTCCCAGAATTCTTATGCCCTTTGACGAAGAAATCGCCGCCCTGGCCCATGATGAGCTGGTAAAGTCAGGGGTTCTGCTTAACACCGGAGAAAAGGTGGAAGGGTTTTATGGAGACGGTCTTTATGTAAAAGGTGTGAAAACAGATAAGGGAACCTACGATGCGGATCTGGTGATCGTTGCCGTGGGTGTCCGTCCCTGTACGGAATTTTTGAAGAACACAGGAATCTCCATGGGGAAAAACGGCGGTCTCATCGTGGACCGGGAAATGAGAACTTCTATTCCGGATGTGTATGCGGCGGGAGACTGTATTTTAGTCTATAACGAAGTATTAGAGGAAGACAGCTTTCTGGCTCTCGGAACAGTTGCGAACAAATGCGGCAGAATCGCAGGTGCCAATTTAGCAGGGGGCCATGAATCGTTTATCGGTGCCCTTGGGTCTGCGGCGATCAAGGTGTGCGGGCTGGAACTTGGACGTACGGGTATGGGAGAAGGAGATGCCATACGTCTTTCTAAGGATTATAAGACTTTGATAATCCAGGCAAACGACCATCCGGCGTACTATCCGGATCCAACGCCAATTACCATAAAGCTGATCTATGAAAAAGGAACAAAAAGGCTGCTTGGCGCACAGACCTGCGGGCAAAAGGGGGCTGTTTTGCGGGCAGATGTATTCGCTGTGGCAATTCATTGCAGGATGACAACGGCAGAGCTTGGAATGACGGATCTCATTTACGCACCTCCATTTTCCGGGGTATGGGATGCCATCCAGATTGCCTGCAATGCAGCGAAATAA
- a CDS encoding CoA transferase subunit A: MSKIMTLQEAAARIHDGDILGLGGNVLHRAPMAMVRELVRQKKRDLKLVKTAGAMDVDMLCFGGCVSSVDAGFISYESEYSLAGHYRKAVESGAVKGNEHACYTVISALRAASYGVGFMPVKGLVISDLIDANDYFIRVEDPFTKEPVTVVKAIRPDVAVIHVQEADEDGNARITGPLFEDVLFSRAAKRVILTAENIVHGSAFTGSSKKADIPHFLVEAVVRVPKGAAPCSCPGSYDIDGKNLKEFKGLKDLDGLNAYLKAFEKSDYKG; this comes from the coding sequence ATGAGTAAAATAATGACTTTGCAGGAGGCAGCAGCCCGGATCCATGACGGGGATATCCTTGGTCTTGGCGGCAATGTGCTCCATAGGGCGCCCATGGCAATGGTCCGGGAGCTGGTGCGTCAGAAAAAAAGGGACTTAAAGCTGGTAAAGACGGCTGGAGCCATGGATGTCGACATGCTTTGCTTCGGAGGCTGTGTTTCCAGTGTAGATGCCGGCTTTATCAGTTATGAAAGTGAATATTCTCTGGCCGGACATTACCGTAAGGCCGTTGAAAGCGGAGCTGTGAAAGGAAATGAGCATGCCTGTTATACGGTGATCTCCGCGCTCCGTGCCGCCAGCTACGGAGTGGGATTTATGCCTGTAAAAGGACTTGTGATCAGTGACTTAATCGATGCCAATGATTATTTTATACGGGTCGAGGATCCGTTTACAAAGGAGCCGGTGACAGTGGTAAAGGCCATAAGGCCGGATGTTGCGGTCATCCATGTGCAGGAGGCGGATGAAGATGGGAACGCCAGGATCACAGGACCGTTATTCGAGGATGTTCTGTTTTCCAGGGCGGCCAAAAGAGTCATCCTGACAGCAGAGAATATCGTCCATGGATCTGCATTTACTGGCAGTTCAAAAAAGGCGGATATTCCTCATTTTCTGGTAGAAGCAGTTGTCAGAGTTCCCAAAGGGGCTGCACCCTGTTCCTGTCCGGGTTCTTATGATATTGACGGAAAGAATTTAAAAGAATTTAAAGGGCTGAAAGATTTGGACGGCCTGAATGCCTATTTAAAAGCATTTGAAAAGTCCGATTACAAAGGATAA
- a CDS encoding CoA-transferase subunit beta, translating into MMEEKYRVSDIMVCAMARLIPDGSKVFHGVSSHMPMIALLLAKALHAPGAVHLNIPGGTDPDPVRLKKYTSAGPELLERATAYFPLMEVFDLAMRGELDVAFLSGIQFDSHGNVNASVIGDYKKPKVRMPGGAGSAVLIPTAKRAILWRTKHDKRTFVNQVDFVTTRGNVERIITPLCIFKMENGEMVLDTIHPTSSLEEVQENTGFPIKSSHIAYTPLPTKEELSVLKRIDPGDFRNIEF; encoded by the coding sequence ATGATGGAAGAAAAATACAGAGTCAGCGATATTATGGTCTGCGCCATGGCCCGCCTCATACCTGACGGCAGCAAGGTGTTTCACGGAGTGTCCTCCCATATGCCTATGATTGCGCTGCTGCTTGCAAAAGCGCTTCATGCGCCGGGAGCAGTGCATTTGAATATTCCGGGCGGGACAGACCCGGATCCGGTGAGACTTAAAAAGTATACCAGTGCAGGCCCGGAGCTTTTGGAACGTGCCACAGCCTATTTTCCTTTAATGGAAGTATTTGACCTGGCCATGAGAGGGGAGTTAGATGTAGCATTCTTAAGCGGAATCCAGTTTGATTCCCACGGCAATGTCAATGCGTCGGTTATTGGAGATTATAAAAAACCAAAGGTGAGGATGCCGGGAGGAGCAGGCAGTGCCGTTCTCATACCAACGGCAAAGAGGGCGATTCTCTGGAGGACAAAGCATGACAAGCGCACCTTTGTGAACCAGGTGGATTTTGTAACTACCAGGGGAAATGTGGAACGGATCATCACCCCCTTATGCATATTTAAAATGGAAAACGGGGAAATGGTTCTGGATACCATTCACCCAACTTCCAGCTTAGAAGAGGTACAGGAAAATACCGGATTTCCCATAAAATCCTCCCATATCGCCTATACGCCCCTTCCTACAAAGGAAGAGCTGAGCGTGCTGAAACGGATCGATCCGGGAGATTTCAGAAATATAGAATTCTAA
- a CDS encoding iron-containing alcohol dehydrogenase: protein MALERINAVGTSFFGRGSIGLLPDEFKKRGFKRALIVTDPFLYKNGTGDKVGACLLKAGVEYAIYYLVEPNPTTMVVGDCLEAAKALEVDLLVAVGGGSAIDTAKAVSIVMANGGKVEDYEGVERSLDPGMPIVAVNTTAGTGSEVTSFYIVTDPVRHSKMCMVDSNCMVTIAVNDVDFMMSMPKALTASTGMDAMTHAIEAAVAKRATPYTDKDALWAMGVIGTYLPEAVADGSNEKAREMMAYAEYSAGMAFSNAGLGMVHAMAHSLGGLMNLPHGICNAVLLPFVMEFNGSRPEAAERYKKVAEGLKIPGASAMTGEQAVKETVACIRRLSREVGITQSLKELKVNPEDFKALAEIALKDTCMEDNPFKPTLGQVIEVYRNAYG from the coding sequence ATGGCACTTGAAAGGATCAATGCAGTAGGGACCAGCTTTTTTGGCCGCGGTTCCATTGGGTTGCTGCCGGATGAGTTTAAGAAACGGGGATTTAAACGGGCACTTATCGTCACGGACCCCTTCCTGTATAAAAACGGTACCGGAGACAAAGTGGGAGCCTGCCTATTAAAAGCCGGTGTGGAATACGCTATTTATTACCTGGTTGAGCCCAATCCCACCACCATGGTTGTGGGTGACTGCCTGGAGGCTGCTAAGGCCCTGGAAGTGGATCTTTTGGTGGCAGTGGGCGGAGGCTCTGCCATAGATACGGCAAAGGCAGTCAGCATTGTGATGGCAAACGGCGGTAAGGTGGAGGACTATGAAGGGGTAGAACGCTCTCTTGATCCGGGAATGCCCATTGTGGCGGTGAATACTACTGCAGGTACCGGATCAGAGGTTACGTCGTTCTATATCGTGACCGATCCGGTGAGACATTCCAAAATGTGTATGGTAGACTCGAACTGTATGGTCACCATTGCCGTTAATGATGTAGACTTCATGATGAGCATGCCAAAAGCCCTCACGGCTTCCACAGGAATGGATGCCATGACCCATGCCATTGAAGCGGCTGTGGCAAAACGAGCTACTCCATATACGGATAAGGATGCCCTTTGGGCAATGGGTGTGATTGGTACATACCTTCCGGAAGCGGTGGCTGACGGAAGTAATGAGAAAGCCAGGGAGATGATGGCTTATGCGGAATACAGTGCGGGCATGGCATTTTCCAATGCAGGTCTTGGCATGGTGCATGCTATGGCCCATTCTCTTGGAGGGCTCATGAACCTGCCTCACGGCATCTGCAATGCGGTTTTGCTGCCTTTTGTCATGGAATTTAACGGAAGCAGGCCGGAAGCCGCAGAGCGGTATAAGAAGGTGGCAGAGGGACTTAAGATTCCCGGGGCGTCTGCCATGACAGGGGAACAGGCTGTGAAGGAAACTGTGGCCTGTATCAGGCGGCTGTCAAGGGAGGTAGGGATTACACAAAGTCTTAAAGAGCTTAAGGTAAATCCTGAGGATTTTAAGGCTCTGGCGGAAATTGCACTTAAGGATACCTGTATGGAGGACAATCCCTTTAAACCAACACTTGGGCAGGTTATAGAAGTGTATCGGAACGCATATGGTTGA
- a CDS encoding dihydroxyacetone kinase subunit DhaK, with amino-acid sequence MKKLINVPENYVNEMLEGIYLAHPDYVTYTEGDLRCLVTSNKVEGKVGIATGGGSGHLPLFLGYVGKGMLDGCSVGDVFQSPSAEQMLNVTKRIDSGAGVLYIYGNYNGDIFNFDMAAEMADMEEDIHVESVVAGEDVASPKAAPGEKNTRRGVAGIFFVYKCAGAAAAAGKDLQEVKRIAEKAAANVRTMGVALTPCTVPRVGHPGFEIGEDEMEIGMGIHGESGIRRGKLETADEITLEMMEKILEDIPYCAGDEVAVLVNGLGATPLDEQYIVARKVNMILEEKGIKVHRYYVGEYVTSIEMAGLSISLLKMDEELKGYLDAPADTPFFKQGIV; translated from the coding sequence ATGAAAAAACTGATTAATGTACCGGAAAACTATGTAAATGAGATGCTGGAGGGAATCTACCTTGCGCATCCGGACTATGTTACTTATACGGAAGGCGACTTGCGCTGCCTGGTTACCTCCAATAAGGTGGAGGGAAAAGTAGGAATTGCAACCGGAGGGGGTTCGGGGCATCTTCCTCTGTTTCTAGGTTATGTAGGAAAAGGAATGTTAGACGGCTGTTCGGTGGGAGATGTTTTCCAGTCTCCCAGCGCGGAGCAGATGCTTAACGTAACGAAACGCATTGACTCCGGAGCCGGTGTTCTTTATATTTACGGCAATTATAACGGGGATATCTTTAATTTTGATATGGCCGCAGAGATGGCAGATATGGAAGAGGATATCCATGTGGAAAGTGTTGTTGCAGGGGAAGATGTGGCATCTCCCAAGGCAGCTCCAGGAGAGAAGAATACCAGAAGAGGAGTAGCCGGTATCTTTTTTGTATATAAGTGTGCCGGAGCAGCTGCTGCAGCCGGTAAGGATTTACAAGAGGTAAAACGGATCGCAGAGAAAGCGGCGGCCAATGTAAGGACCATGGGAGTGGCACTTACTCCCTGTACAGTACCGAGAGTCGGTCATCCGGGATTTGAGATAGGAGAGGATGAGATGGAAATCGGCATGGGAATCCATGGAGAGTCCGGAATCCGCCGTGGGAAACTGGAAACAGCAGATGAGATCACATTGGAAATGATGGAAAAAATCCTTGAAGATATTCCATACTGTGCCGGAGATGAGGTTGCGGTTCTGGTAAACGGACTGGGCGCTACTCCTCTTGACGAGCAGTATATTGTGGCAAGAAAGGTCAATATGATTCTGGAAGAGAAGGGAATCAAGGTGCACCGTTATTATGTAGGTGAATATGTAACCTCTATTGAGATGGCAGGCTTATCCATTTCCCTTCTGAAAATGGATGAGGAACTGAAGGGCTATCTGGATGCTCCGGCTGATACACCATTCTTTAAGCAGGGAATTGTCTAA
- a CDS encoding dihydroxyacetone kinase family protein, protein MNQQELIAILGRISKIMVENRNYLIELDSVVGDSDLGLTMTDGFQAAYDAVSDGSEPDLGKLLYKAGKTMGNKVPSTMGTLMAAGLMRAGKTLKGKTELSGADAVSLFEAYEAGVADLGKAKLGDKTFLDGFHPGVQVLKAEVEAGVSLEEAFGKAAAAAWNGFEQTTTMIAVHGRAATRGEASRSLKDPGAAVAALIMKAVADR, encoded by the coding sequence ATGAACCAGCAGGAACTGATAGCCATACTTGGCAGAATAAGTAAGATCATGGTGGAAAACCGAAACTACTTAATTGAACTGGACAGTGTTGTGGGAGACAGTGATCTGGGACTTACGATGACGGATGGATTCCAGGCGGCTTACGACGCGGTTTCAGATGGATCGGAGCCGGATCTGGGCAAGCTATTGTACAAGGCAGGAAAGACCATGGGAAATAAAGTTCCTTCTACCATGGGGACATTGATGGCAGCAGGTCTGATGCGTGCCGGGAAGACACTAAAAGGAAAGACAGAATTGTCCGGTGCAGATGCTGTTTCCTTGTTTGAAGCTTATGAAGCAGGTGTTGCCGATCTTGGTAAAGCGAAATTAGGGGATAAGACCTTTCTGGATGGATTTCATCCCGGAGTGCAGGTACTTAAGGCTGAAGTGGAAGCCGGAGTGTCCCTTGAAGAAGCTTTTGGGAAAGCGGCAGCGGCTGCATGGAATGGTTTTGAACAAACAACGACTATGATTGCCGTTCATGGAAGAGCGGCAACAAGAGGAGAAGCGTCCCGATCTTTAAAAGATCCTGGGGCTGCTGTTGCAGCTCTTATCATGAAGGCAGTTGCAGACAGATAA
- a CDS encoding beta-glucoside-specific PTS transporter subunit IIABC: MNYNQIAKDIITNVGGSDNIRGLTHCFTRLRFELRDTKKAKKEVIEHLEGVISVVESGGQFQVVLGTKVTKVYEAILPMISLEENTADSEEKGSVWNRILIAISSMFTPMVPAIAASGLLKGLLTIARITASNHGLDITVNQTYILIMAATDALFYFMPIILAYTSAKVFKANEFIAMALGGTMCYPAVVSLMTGSEAVSMFGIAITKASYASSVIPIIIGVFILAYIQKFLEKIIPEVLKIILVPGISLLVMIPATFMVFGPIGIYIGNGINFIYTGMMNLSPALCGAFVGGMWCVFVIFGAHRALLPIGINDVAQFGHQNLLAFAGAANFSQGGAALGVMLKTKSKDLKTVAASAAISASVCGITEPAIYGCNLRLKKPMIYAIICGAIGGAIMGVGGVYGDSFANNGVLTFATYAAFGMKTFIYYLIGVAVSFFGAMGLTFLFGFDDISGKGERVSGSDEGAAEFQDVLGITSGADILISSPVEGTAVPMTSVNDEVFSSMALGNGVAIVPEKGEVVAPEDCTVTMVYPTLHALGLMLDSGAEMIIHVGINTVQLEGKHFKKHVEEGTHVTKGTRLLSFDLDALKKEGYDTVVPIIISNTAAFSEVTGITGSGASLQKPVIAIKNN, translated from the coding sequence ATGAATTATAATCAAATAGCCAAAGACATTATAACAAATGTCGGCGGTTCCGATAACATAAGGGGACTCACCCATTGTTTTACCAGATTAAGGTTTGAGTTAAGAGATACAAAGAAGGCAAAGAAAGAAGTAATTGAACATCTGGAAGGTGTTATCTCCGTAGTGGAAAGCGGCGGGCAGTTCCAGGTCGTTCTGGGAACAAAAGTCACAAAGGTTTACGAAGCGATCCTTCCCATGATATCATTAGAGGAAAATACAGCAGACAGCGAAGAAAAGGGTTCTGTCTGGAACCGGATTCTGATTGCCATTTCCTCCATGTTTACTCCCATGGTTCCGGCGATTGCAGCCTCCGGACTTTTAAAAGGTCTTTTGACCATCGCAAGAATTACAGCCTCCAATCACGGGCTGGATATTACCGTCAACCAGACTTATATTCTCATTATGGCTGCCACAGACGCATTGTTTTATTTCATGCCAATCATACTTGCTTATACTAGTGCAAAGGTATTTAAGGCAAATGAATTTATTGCCATGGCACTTGGCGGTACCATGTGCTACCCGGCGGTTGTTTCCCTGATGACTGGGAGTGAGGCTGTCAGCATGTTCGGCATTGCAATTACAAAGGCAAGCTATGCGTCATCCGTGATTCCCATTATCATCGGAGTATTTATTCTTGCATATATACAGAAGTTTTTAGAAAAGATAATTCCTGAAGTATTAAAAATCATACTGGTTCCAGGCATATCCCTGCTGGTTATGATTCCTGCGACCTTTATGGTGTTTGGTCCCATTGGCATCTACATCGGTAATGGCATTAACTTTATCTACACTGGAATGATGAATTTAAGCCCTGCTTTGTGCGGAGCTTTTGTGGGCGGCATGTGGTGCGTATTTGTTATTTTCGGAGCACACAGAGCTCTGCTTCCCATTGGTATCAATGATGTGGCCCAGTTCGGCCACCAAAACCTGCTGGCTTTTGCCGGTGCAGCAAATTTCTCTCAGGGCGGTGCAGCTCTTGGAGTCATGTTAAAAACAAAGAGCAAGGACTTAAAAACAGTTGCCGCTTCTGCAGCCATATCCGCTTCTGTTTGCGGCATTACGGAGCCTGCTATTTACGGTTGTAACCTGCGGTTAAAAAAGCCTATGATCTATGCAATTATCTGTGGTGCCATCGGCGGTGCGATCATGGGTGTGGGAGGCGTATACGGCGATTCCTTTGCCAATAACGGGGTGCTTACCTTTGCAACTTATGCGGCTTTCGGTATGAAGACCTTTATTTATTATCTGATCGGTGTTGCAGTATCCTTCTTTGGAGCAATGGGACTTACATTCCTGTTCGGTTTTGATGACATCAGCGGAAAAGGCGAACGAGTTTCCGGTTCAGATGAAGGAGCTGCCGAATTCCAGGATGTTTTGGGTATTACTTCTGGGGCTGACATATTGATCAGCTCACCGGTGGAAGGTACTGCAGTGCCCATGACATCGGTAAACGATGAGGTTTTTTCCTCTATGGCGTTAGGGAACGGAGTTGCGATTGTCCCGGAAAAGGGTGAAGTTGTCGCTCCGGAAGACTGTACCGTGACCATGGTTTATCCCACGCTTCATGCCTTGGGGCTTATGCTGGACAGCGGTGCTGAAATGATTATTCACGTTGGAATCAATACGGTCCAATTGGAAGGAAAGCATTTTAAAAAACATGTGGAAGAAGGTACCCATGTCACGAAGGGAACCAGGCTTTTATCCTTTGACTTAGATGCCTTAAAGAAGGAAGGATATGATACGGTTGTTCCTATCATCATCAGCAATACTGCTGCTTTTAGCGAGGTAACAGGAATTACCGGATCAGGAGCTTCTCTTCAAAAGCCAGTGATCGCAATTAAAAATAATTAG